Genomic DNA from Betta splendens chromosome 10, fBetSpl5.4, whole genome shotgun sequence:
GCGGGAGATTCAGGCACGGGAGGCTTCGTCGCGTCCGTATTGTCTGTAGTGGCCACCGATCGCTCGCTCGCCAGAAGAGACGAACCTTCAGCCGCGTTTTGTGGCTCTTGGGCAGTTTCCTTCCCTTCCTGCTTGGGTTCCTCGCACTCATCTATCTTGACCATTTCTGGCTCAATGGGACGAATAGATTCCTCCTtctccgcctccccctcctcattGGTCCCATACTGGGTCACCAGAATGGTGATGTCTTGCTCCATGCTCCCCATCCTCTTGCAGGGCTGATTACTCTCCTCCACAGTGACCCGTGGCTCCATCAGGGCATCAGCCGGGCGGCTGGCGGacccctccccccgctcccccccGCTCCTCACCTTCTGCGGCACCTCTCTCCCAGTGAGCTCGGGGAACGCCGAGGCCGACGGCGTCTTCGGGGTCATGGGGGACGTGGCCACGGAGCAGAGCTCCACCCGCCGGCCCGCCTGCAGCTCGGCGTCCTGGGTGCCGGCGCCGGCCCCCGCGGACGCCCCGAAGGAGCaggggaagaagaaggagccggCGCCCTCGGGGGGCGTCATGGGGCTGGTGGCGGCCGAGCGGCACTGCACCACCTCCAGGCTCACCTGCGTGCGCACGTGGTGCTGCCCGTGGGGGGCTGGGGAGCGCAGGTCGGGGGAGCGGGGGCCGGAGGGGTCTGCAGCCGGCGGCACCGGCACCGCGATGCTCTCGACCACCTTTTCTCCGCCCGTCGCCCCCTTCCGGTCTCCAGCACTCTGCAGCTCCTCGGAGGTTGTCCCGTGGTTTCGTAAAGCTACTCCGGCTGCTTCGGCTTCCCGTGTCGGACGTGTGGCGTCGACTTGTGTAAAGTCGGTGTCAGAACCCGATCCCGGAGGCTCTTTGGACTCGGGACCTGTCTCCCCATCAACGCAGCTGGCGTTCACGTGCACTTTTGGCCGACTCTCCTCTTCGGCTGCCGGCCCCCGACTCGCGTTTATCGCGCTGCCATCGGAGCCGCCTGGACGCTCTCCATCATCCGTCTTCCCACAAAGCTGGTGGTTTTCTCTCATCTCGTCCTTAAGACTTCCCATCACGCGTCCGCGTTAAAGTGGAACAAgtacctgcggggaacagcacAACGGAGACACACTTGTTTTGCTCAATTTGTAGTttagcaaacagcagcagtggaaggCAGAACGATAGCCTGGTCATTTGATATTCATGTCAAGTGTGCAAACACTGACTTGTTACATCATTGCAGCCATTTAAAGGAAAATATTCCGAAATATTGTAGCACAACAGCAGTCTGGGGTTCAGTATATACTATTATTATAATTCAGGAATTCACAAATCTTATCAGCTCTTGCTGCCTTGAAACTAAATCCACATCTAATATTTCTGTTCTGCTTTGGTCCCTAATCACGTTAAAGCTGAGGCATGCGCATGAATGCAGCATAAAAATAcaactgtgaaaacaaacacgaAAGAACAAAATGTGGGGAACGAGAGCATCGCGAGTGAGAGACATACCTCAGCAGTTCACGTCAGAATGAAGTCTGTCCATAACTCTTTCCTGGATTTGGGTCAAGCGTTGTAAA
This window encodes:
- the LOC114864730 gene encoding G protein-regulated inducer of neurite outgrowth 1; translated protein: MGSLKDEMRENHQLCGKTDDGERPGGSDGSAINASRGPAAEEESRPKVHVNASCVDGETGPESKEPPGSGSDTDFTQVDATRPTREAEAAGVALRNHGTTSEELQSAGDRKGATGGEKVVESIAVPVPPAADPSGPRSPDLRSPAPHGQHHVRTQVSLEVVQCRSAATSPMTPPEGAGSFFFPCSFGASAGAGAGTQDAELQAGRRVELCSVATSPMTPKTPSASAFPELTGREVPQKVRSGGERGEGSASRPADALMEPRVTVEESNQPCKRMGSMEQDITILVTQYGTNEEGEAEKEESIRPIEPEMVKIDECEEPKQEGKETAQEPQNAAEGSSLLASERSVATTDNTDATKPPVPESPAPFGCHNIRTQVSLEVVQCQSVATSPMTPPGGDQAFCFPGSFGTRDAELQVGQQVECRSVATAPMTPRTPTAPCFPEIRKEVSVEEKIEEEEEEGERKEEAAEEAAEDTKEETASKEEGEDKGEEPVQEVSWDDKGMTWEVYGAVVEVSVLGSAIQKHLEKQVKKQKRQPSMPPPPPLTPSATPLSPDSAPGAAGSGRGAAGKRGEREGKARRHRRNPFRLLMENVQQPHCCSRAHTTE